One Betta splendens chromosome 8, fBetSpl5.4, whole genome shotgun sequence DNA segment encodes these proteins:
- the LOC114860180 gene encoding ADP-ribosylation factor-binding protein GGA1-like isoform X1, with protein MAAPPDAESLESRINRATNPLNRDTDWSSIHAFCDQLNSDLEGPQLATRLLAHKIQSPQEWEAMQALLVLETCMKNCGKRFHNEVGKFRFLNELIKVVSPKYLGSRSPEPVKKKVLELIYSWTLGLPDETKITDAYQMLKKQGIVKQDPELPPDKLLNLPPPRPKNAIFEDEEKSKMLSRLLNSSHPEDLKAANKLIKEMVQEDQRRAEKVSKRVNAIQEVKESVTLLTQLLQDYDSTASNQSNLELIQDLYQRCEKMRPTLFRLASDTEDNDEALDLSHFTAEILQANDSLTQVINLYKQQVKGEIVNGNSSSNAQKQTGRGTALLDLTGLDTSPQSPPSFPEFPTPTDSLNAPSQEIGISLLDDELMSLGLSDGTHTSNPPSQPEDSTAWDSFQSSDSIDTDIPAAPSLLLSPDPLSHSLPLSSGSTPGNSALDELDLLGKALLQQSLPPEGLQVKWDKLQSKPTLRDLQSKSGTNITPKPIPAFASEQPVPPLNSQPNLGSTLLNVSPTHPEPPSAEVSVTDVFVPLESIKPSSLLPVTVFDGHSLRVLFHFARDSPPSRPDVLVVIISMLSSAPVPVTNINFQTTAPESMAVKLQPPSGTELPAFNPILPPAAVTQILLLANPKKEKVQLQYRLTFTMGEQEHSESGSVEQFPPLETRGSL; from the exons ATGGCTGCGCCGCCCGATGCGGAGAGTTTGGAGTCTCGTATCA ACAGAGCAACAAATCCActcaacagagacactgactggAGCAGCATCCATGCCTTCTGTGACCAGCTCAACAGTGATCTGGAGGG GCCTCAGCTGGCCACCAGGCTCCTGGCCCACAAGATCCAGTCGCCACAAGAGTGGGAGGCCATGCAAGCCCTGCTG GTTTTGGAGACGTGTATGAAAAACTGTGGGAAAAGGTTTCACAATGAAGTGGGCAAGTTCCGTTTCCTCAATGAACTCATCAAAGTAGTTTCTCCAAAG tACCTTGGCTCACGGTCACCGGAGCCAGTGAAGAAGAAGGTTTTGGAGCTGATCTATAGTTGGACATTGGGATTACCTGATGAGACCAAAATTACAGATGCCTACCAGATGCTGAAGAAACAAG GTATCGTTAAACAAGACCCCGAACTGCCACCTGACAAACTCCTGAACCTCCCTCCACCCAGACCCAAGAATGCCATTTTTGAGGATGAGGAAAAGTCAAAA ATGCTGTCACGCCTCTTAAACAGCTCACACCCTGAGGACTTGAAAGCTGCAAACAAACTCATCAAGGAAATGGTCCAAGAG GaccagaggagagcagagaaagTGTCAAAGCGGGTGAACGCCATTCAGGAGGTGAAGGAAAGCGTCACTCTGCTCACTCAGCTTCTGCAGGACTACGACAGCACAGCGAGCAACCAGAGCAACCTGGAACTCATACAG GACCTTTATCAGCGCTGTGAAAAAATGAGACCTACACTATTCAGACTGGCAAGTGATACAGAGGACAATGACGAGGCTCTGG accTTTCTCATTTCACAGCGGAGATCCTGCAGGCCAACGACAGTCTAACTCAAGTCATCAACCTGTACAAACAGCAGGTGAAGGGTGAGATAGTGAACGGCAACAGCTCATCGaatgcacagaaacaaacag GTAGAGGAACAGCTCTCCTGGATCTGACAGGCCTGGACACATCTCCCCAGTCACCTCCCTCCTTTCCAGAGTTTCCCACACCGACAGACAGCCTCAACGCCCCCTCACAGGAGATAGGAATCAGTCTCCTTGACGATGAGCTCATGTCACTTG GTTTGAGTGATGGAACGCACACCTCCAACCCTCCATCACAGCCTGAGGACTCCACAGCCTGGGACTCCTTTCAG TCGTCTGACAGCATAGACACAGACATCCCAGCTGCACCCAGTCTCCTTCTGAGTCCAGACCCGCTCTCCCACTCGTTGCCCCTTTCGTCTGGCTCCACGCCTGGGAATTCTGCCCTGGATGAGCTGGACCTGCTGGGAAaggccctgctgcagcagtcCCTGCCTCCAGAGGGCCTGCAGGTCAAATG GGACAAGCTCCAGTCTAAACCGACTCTAAGGGATCTCCAGAGTAAGTCTGGGACCAACATTACCCCAAAGCCCATCCCAGCTTTTGCCTCAGAGCAGCCTGTACCTCCACTCAACTCTCAGCCAAACCTTGGATCTACATTGCTGAATGTGTCCCCAACTCACCCAGAGCCTCCTTCAGCTGAAGTCAGCGTCACAGATGTTTTTGTACCGCTGGAGTCTATCAAACCTA GCAGTCTCTTACCGGTGACGGTGTTTGATGGACACAGTCTGCGGGTTCTTTTTCACTTTGCTCGTGATTCTCCTCCGTCTCGCCCTGATGTCTTGGtggtcatcatctccatgctgTCCTCGGCCCCTGTGCCCGTCACCAACATAAACTTCCAAACTACTGCTCCAGAG TCTAtggcagtgaagctgcagcctccatcagGAACAGAGCTCCCAGCATTCAACCccatcctccctcctgctgctgtcacacagaTCTTGCTGCTGGCAAACCCGAAGAAG gaGAAGGTGCAGCTGCAGTACAGATTAACCTTCACCATGGGAGAGCAGGAGCACAGCGAGAGCGGCAGCGTAGAACAGTTTCCTCCTTTGGAGACGCGGGGGAGCCTATAG
- the LOC114860180 gene encoding ADP-ribosylation factor-binding protein GGA1-like isoform X2, whose protein sequence is MAAPPDAESLESRINRATNPLNRDTDWSSIHAFCDQLNSDLEGPQLATRLLAHKIQSPQEWEAMQALLVLETCMKNCGKRFHNEVGKFRFLNELIKVVSPKYLGSRSPEPVKKKVLELIYSWTLGLPDETKITDAYQMLKKQGIVKQDPELPPDKLLNLPPPRPKNAIFEDEEKSKMLSRLLNSSHPEDLKAANKLIKEMVQEDQRRAEKVSKRVNAIQEVKESVTLLTQLLQDYDSTASNQSNLELIQDLYQRCEKMRPTLFRLASDTEDNDEALAEILQANDSLTQVINLYKQQVKGEIVNGNSSSNAQKQTGRGTALLDLTGLDTSPQSPPSFPEFPTPTDSLNAPSQEIGISLLDDELMSLGLSDGTHTSNPPSQPEDSTAWDSFQSSDSIDTDIPAAPSLLLSPDPLSHSLPLSSGSTPGNSALDELDLLGKALLQQSLPPEGLQVKWDKLQSKPTLRDLQSKSGTNITPKPIPAFASEQPVPPLNSQPNLGSTLLNVSPTHPEPPSAEVSVTDVFVPLESIKPSSLLPVTVFDGHSLRVLFHFARDSPPSRPDVLVVIISMLSSAPVPVTNINFQTTAPESMAVKLQPPSGTELPAFNPILPPAAVTQILLLANPKKEKVQLQYRLTFTMGEQEHSESGSVEQFPPLETRGSL, encoded by the exons ATGGCTGCGCCGCCCGATGCGGAGAGTTTGGAGTCTCGTATCA ACAGAGCAACAAATCCActcaacagagacactgactggAGCAGCATCCATGCCTTCTGTGACCAGCTCAACAGTGATCTGGAGGG GCCTCAGCTGGCCACCAGGCTCCTGGCCCACAAGATCCAGTCGCCACAAGAGTGGGAGGCCATGCAAGCCCTGCTG GTTTTGGAGACGTGTATGAAAAACTGTGGGAAAAGGTTTCACAATGAAGTGGGCAAGTTCCGTTTCCTCAATGAACTCATCAAAGTAGTTTCTCCAAAG tACCTTGGCTCACGGTCACCGGAGCCAGTGAAGAAGAAGGTTTTGGAGCTGATCTATAGTTGGACATTGGGATTACCTGATGAGACCAAAATTACAGATGCCTACCAGATGCTGAAGAAACAAG GTATCGTTAAACAAGACCCCGAACTGCCACCTGACAAACTCCTGAACCTCCCTCCACCCAGACCCAAGAATGCCATTTTTGAGGATGAGGAAAAGTCAAAA ATGCTGTCACGCCTCTTAAACAGCTCACACCCTGAGGACTTGAAAGCTGCAAACAAACTCATCAAGGAAATGGTCCAAGAG GaccagaggagagcagagaaagTGTCAAAGCGGGTGAACGCCATTCAGGAGGTGAAGGAAAGCGTCACTCTGCTCACTCAGCTTCTGCAGGACTACGACAGCACAGCGAGCAACCAGAGCAACCTGGAACTCATACAG GACCTTTATCAGCGCTGTGAAAAAATGAGACCTACACTATTCAGACTGGCAAGTGATACAGAGGACAATGACGAGGCTCTGG CGGAGATCCTGCAGGCCAACGACAGTCTAACTCAAGTCATCAACCTGTACAAACAGCAGGTGAAGGGTGAGATAGTGAACGGCAACAGCTCATCGaatgcacagaaacaaacag GTAGAGGAACAGCTCTCCTGGATCTGACAGGCCTGGACACATCTCCCCAGTCACCTCCCTCCTTTCCAGAGTTTCCCACACCGACAGACAGCCTCAACGCCCCCTCACAGGAGATAGGAATCAGTCTCCTTGACGATGAGCTCATGTCACTTG GTTTGAGTGATGGAACGCACACCTCCAACCCTCCATCACAGCCTGAGGACTCCACAGCCTGGGACTCCTTTCAG TCGTCTGACAGCATAGACACAGACATCCCAGCTGCACCCAGTCTCCTTCTGAGTCCAGACCCGCTCTCCCACTCGTTGCCCCTTTCGTCTGGCTCCACGCCTGGGAATTCTGCCCTGGATGAGCTGGACCTGCTGGGAAaggccctgctgcagcagtcCCTGCCTCCAGAGGGCCTGCAGGTCAAATG GGACAAGCTCCAGTCTAAACCGACTCTAAGGGATCTCCAGAGTAAGTCTGGGACCAACATTACCCCAAAGCCCATCCCAGCTTTTGCCTCAGAGCAGCCTGTACCTCCACTCAACTCTCAGCCAAACCTTGGATCTACATTGCTGAATGTGTCCCCAACTCACCCAGAGCCTCCTTCAGCTGAAGTCAGCGTCACAGATGTTTTTGTACCGCTGGAGTCTATCAAACCTA GCAGTCTCTTACCGGTGACGGTGTTTGATGGACACAGTCTGCGGGTTCTTTTTCACTTTGCTCGTGATTCTCCTCCGTCTCGCCCTGATGTCTTGGtggtcatcatctccatgctgTCCTCGGCCCCTGTGCCCGTCACCAACATAAACTTCCAAACTACTGCTCCAGAG TCTAtggcagtgaagctgcagcctccatcagGAACAGAGCTCCCAGCATTCAACCccatcctccctcctgctgctgtcacacagaTCTTGCTGCTGGCAAACCCGAAGAAG gaGAAGGTGCAGCTGCAGTACAGATTAACCTTCACCATGGGAGAGCAGGAGCACAGCGAGAGCGGCAGCGTAGAACAGTTTCCTCCTTTGGAGACGCGGGGGAGCCTATAG
- the LOC114860189 gene encoding probable ATP-dependent RNA helicase DDX17 isoform X1, protein MRGSYGDRDRDRGRDRGSPRFGSSRGGPPPGKKFGNPGERLRKKRWDLDELPKFEKNFYSEHAEVQRMSQYDVDEYRRKKEITVRGSGCPKPITTFHQAQFPQYAMDVLMQQNFKEPTAIQAQGFPLALSGRDMVGIAQTGSGKTLSYLLPAIVHINHQPYLERGDGPICLVLAPTRELAQQVQQVAYDYGKLSRIKSTCVYGGAPKGPQLCDLERGVEICIATPGRLIDFLEAGKTNLRRCTYLVLDEADRMLDMGFEPQIRKIVDQIRPDRQTLMWSATWPKEVRQLAEDFLKDYVQINVGALELSANHNILQIVDVCMDNEKDQKLIQLMEEIMAEKENKTIIFVETKKRCDDLTRRMRRDGWPAMCIHGDKSQPERDWVLSEFRSGKAPILIATDVASRGLDVEDVKFVINYDYPNSSEDYIHRIGRTARSTNKGTAYTFFTPGNLRQARELIRVLEEARQTINPKLLQLVDTGRGGGSRPRFRGSSNSNNPNLMYQDECDRRMRSVGGSSKDSRSNYSRGGSSRDGERSSSSHRDRSSRDGGRSYGSGSSSYDQCQNSSSRGTAGSGSGGVGQAPPPSGPQPLMAQQFSPPQPMMGLMGHTPFQFAPPSGRK, encoded by the exons ATGAGAGGTTCGTACGGAGACAGAGATCGAGACCGTGGCCGTGACAGGGG CAGCCCCCGTTTCGGGTCCAGCAGAGGCGGTCCTCCACCGGGCAAGAAGTTTGGAAACCCCGGGGAGCGATTACGGAAAAAGAGATGGGACCTGGATGAACTCCCCAAATTTGAGAAGAACTTCTACAGTGAACATGCAGAGGTTCAGCGAATGAGCCAG TATGATGTGGATGAGTATCGCAGAAAGAAAGAGATCACAGTTCGTGGTTCAGGCTGTCCCAAACCCATCACCACCTTTCACCAGGCACAGTTTCCTC AATATGCAATGGATGTGCTGATGCAGCAGAACTTCAAGGAGCCCACAGCCATCCAGGCCCAAGGTTTCCCTCTGGCTCTCAGTGGGAGAGACATGGTGGGCATTGCCCAGACGGGATCTGGGAAAACCTTATCG tACCTCCTCCCTGCAATTGTGCACATCAACCATCAGCCCTACTTGGAGCGTGGAGATGGACCCATT TGTTTGGTTCTGGCCCCCACAAGAGAACTggcccagcaggtccagcaggttgCCTATGATTATGGGAAGTTGTCCCGCATTAAAAGCACTTGTGTGTATGGTGGTGCGCCCAAAGGACCCCAACTCTGCGACCTTGAGAGAG GTGTTGAGATCTGCATCGCTACACCGGGTCGTCTTATTGACTTCCTCGAGGCTGGAAAGACCAACCTGCGCCGCTGCACATACTTGGTTCTGGATGAAGCTGACCGCATGCTGGACATGGGCTTTGAACCCCAGATTCGTAAAATTGTGGACCAGATCAGG ccagacagacagaccctgaTGTGGAGTGCCACCTGGCCTAAAGAGGTTCGACAGCTGGCAGAGGACTTCCTCAAGGACTATGTCCAAATCAATGTTGGGGCCCTGGAACTCAGCGCCAACCACAACATTCTTCAGATAGTTGACGTCTGTATGGACAATGAAAAGGATCAGAA ATTGATCCAGCTAATGGAGGAAATTATGGCTGAGAAAGAGAACAAGACCATCATCTTTGTGGAGACCAAGAAACGATGTGATGACCTCACTCGCAGGATGAGACGTGATGG GTGGCCAGCGATGTGTATTCATGGTGACAAGAGCCAGCCAGAGAGAGACTGGGTGCTGTCAG AATTCCGTAGTGGAAAAGCTCCCATCCTCATTGCTACTGACGTGGCCTCCCGTGGTTTGG ATGTGGAGGATGTCAAGTTTGTCATCAACTATGACTATCCCAACTCGTCGGAGGACTACATCCACCGGATCGGCCGCACGGCCCGCAGCACCAACAAGGGCACAGCGTACACCTTCTTCACGCCAGGAAACCTCCGCCAGGCCCGGGAGCTGATCCGGGTGCTGGAGGAGGCGCGACAGACCATCAACCCCAAACTGCTGCAACTGGTGGACACAGGACGTGGAGGAG GCAGCCGTCCCCGTTTCCGTGGAAGCTCTAATTCCAACAATCCCAACCTGATGTACCAGGACGAGTGTGACCGACGGATGCGTTCTGTGGGCGGCAGCTCTAAGGACAGCCGCAGCAACTACAGCCGCGGAGGAAGCAGTCGGGACGGGGAgcgttcctcctcctcgcacAGAGATCGCAGCAGCCGGGACGGCGGACGCAGCTACGGCTCGGGTTCCAGCTCATACGACCAGTGCCAgaacagcagctccaggggcACCGCCGGCTCCGGGAGCGGTGGGGTGGGCCAGGCCCCCCCTCCGTCAGGGCCACAGCCTCTGATGGCCCAGCAGTTCAGCCCCCCCCAGCCCATGATGGGTCTGATGGGACACACTCCGTTCCAGTTTGCTCCTCCCTCTGGCAGAAAGTAG
- the LOC114860189 gene encoding probable ATP-dependent RNA helicase DDX17 isoform X2, whose protein sequence is MRGSYGDRDRDRGRDRGPRFGSSRGGPPPGKKFGNPGERLRKKRWDLDELPKFEKNFYSEHAEVQRMSQYDVDEYRRKKEITVRGSGCPKPITTFHQAQFPQYAMDVLMQQNFKEPTAIQAQGFPLALSGRDMVGIAQTGSGKTLSYLLPAIVHINHQPYLERGDGPICLVLAPTRELAQQVQQVAYDYGKLSRIKSTCVYGGAPKGPQLCDLERGVEICIATPGRLIDFLEAGKTNLRRCTYLVLDEADRMLDMGFEPQIRKIVDQIRPDRQTLMWSATWPKEVRQLAEDFLKDYVQINVGALELSANHNILQIVDVCMDNEKDQKLIQLMEEIMAEKENKTIIFVETKKRCDDLTRRMRRDGWPAMCIHGDKSQPERDWVLSEFRSGKAPILIATDVASRGLDVEDVKFVINYDYPNSSEDYIHRIGRTARSTNKGTAYTFFTPGNLRQARELIRVLEEARQTINPKLLQLVDTGRGGGSRPRFRGSSNSNNPNLMYQDECDRRMRSVGGSSKDSRSNYSRGGSSRDGERSSSSHRDRSSRDGGRSYGSGSSSYDQCQNSSSRGTAGSGSGGVGQAPPPSGPQPLMAQQFSPPQPMMGLMGHTPFQFAPPSGRK, encoded by the exons ATGAGAGGTTCGTACGGAGACAGAGATCGAGACCGTGGCCGTGACAGGGG CCCCCGTTTCGGGTCCAGCAGAGGCGGTCCTCCACCGGGCAAGAAGTTTGGAAACCCCGGGGAGCGATTACGGAAAAAGAGATGGGACCTGGATGAACTCCCCAAATTTGAGAAGAACTTCTACAGTGAACATGCAGAGGTTCAGCGAATGAGCCAG TATGATGTGGATGAGTATCGCAGAAAGAAAGAGATCACAGTTCGTGGTTCAGGCTGTCCCAAACCCATCACCACCTTTCACCAGGCACAGTTTCCTC AATATGCAATGGATGTGCTGATGCAGCAGAACTTCAAGGAGCCCACAGCCATCCAGGCCCAAGGTTTCCCTCTGGCTCTCAGTGGGAGAGACATGGTGGGCATTGCCCAGACGGGATCTGGGAAAACCTTATCG tACCTCCTCCCTGCAATTGTGCACATCAACCATCAGCCCTACTTGGAGCGTGGAGATGGACCCATT TGTTTGGTTCTGGCCCCCACAAGAGAACTggcccagcaggtccagcaggttgCCTATGATTATGGGAAGTTGTCCCGCATTAAAAGCACTTGTGTGTATGGTGGTGCGCCCAAAGGACCCCAACTCTGCGACCTTGAGAGAG GTGTTGAGATCTGCATCGCTACACCGGGTCGTCTTATTGACTTCCTCGAGGCTGGAAAGACCAACCTGCGCCGCTGCACATACTTGGTTCTGGATGAAGCTGACCGCATGCTGGACATGGGCTTTGAACCCCAGATTCGTAAAATTGTGGACCAGATCAGG ccagacagacagaccctgaTGTGGAGTGCCACCTGGCCTAAAGAGGTTCGACAGCTGGCAGAGGACTTCCTCAAGGACTATGTCCAAATCAATGTTGGGGCCCTGGAACTCAGCGCCAACCACAACATTCTTCAGATAGTTGACGTCTGTATGGACAATGAAAAGGATCAGAA ATTGATCCAGCTAATGGAGGAAATTATGGCTGAGAAAGAGAACAAGACCATCATCTTTGTGGAGACCAAGAAACGATGTGATGACCTCACTCGCAGGATGAGACGTGATGG GTGGCCAGCGATGTGTATTCATGGTGACAAGAGCCAGCCAGAGAGAGACTGGGTGCTGTCAG AATTCCGTAGTGGAAAAGCTCCCATCCTCATTGCTACTGACGTGGCCTCCCGTGGTTTGG ATGTGGAGGATGTCAAGTTTGTCATCAACTATGACTATCCCAACTCGTCGGAGGACTACATCCACCGGATCGGCCGCACGGCCCGCAGCACCAACAAGGGCACAGCGTACACCTTCTTCACGCCAGGAAACCTCCGCCAGGCCCGGGAGCTGATCCGGGTGCTGGAGGAGGCGCGACAGACCATCAACCCCAAACTGCTGCAACTGGTGGACACAGGACGTGGAGGAG GCAGCCGTCCCCGTTTCCGTGGAAGCTCTAATTCCAACAATCCCAACCTGATGTACCAGGACGAGTGTGACCGACGGATGCGTTCTGTGGGCGGCAGCTCTAAGGACAGCCGCAGCAACTACAGCCGCGGAGGAAGCAGTCGGGACGGGGAgcgttcctcctcctcgcacAGAGATCGCAGCAGCCGGGACGGCGGACGCAGCTACGGCTCGGGTTCCAGCTCATACGACCAGTGCCAgaacagcagctccaggggcACCGCCGGCTCCGGGAGCGGTGGGGTGGGCCAGGCCCCCCCTCCGTCAGGGCCACAGCCTCTGATGGCCCAGCAGTTCAGCCCCCCCCAGCCCATGATGGGTCTGATGGGACACACTCCGTTCCAGTTTGCTCCTCCCTCTGGCAGAAAGTAG
- the LOC114860180 gene encoding ADP-ribosylation factor-binding protein GGA1-like isoform X3, with product MQALLVLETCMKNCGKRFHNEVGKFRFLNELIKVVSPKYLGSRSPEPVKKKVLELIYSWTLGLPDETKITDAYQMLKKQGIVKQDPELPPDKLLNLPPPRPKNAIFEDEEKSKMLSRLLNSSHPEDLKAANKLIKEMVQEDQRRAEKVSKRVNAIQEVKESVTLLTQLLQDYDSTASNQSNLELIQDLYQRCEKMRPTLFRLASDTEDNDEALDLSHFTAEILQANDSLTQVINLYKQQVKGEIVNGNSSSNAQKQTGRGTALLDLTGLDTSPQSPPSFPEFPTPTDSLNAPSQEIGISLLDDELMSLGLSDGTHTSNPPSQPEDSTAWDSFQSSDSIDTDIPAAPSLLLSPDPLSHSLPLSSGSTPGNSALDELDLLGKALLQQSLPPEGLQVKWDKLQSKPTLRDLQSKSGTNITPKPIPAFASEQPVPPLNSQPNLGSTLLNVSPTHPEPPSAEVSVTDVFVPLESIKPSSLLPVTVFDGHSLRVLFHFARDSPPSRPDVLVVIISMLSSAPVPVTNINFQTTAPESMAVKLQPPSGTELPAFNPILPPAAVTQILLLANPKKEKVQLQYRLTFTMGEQEHSESGSVEQFPPLETRGSL from the exons ATGCAAGCCCTGCTG GTTTTGGAGACGTGTATGAAAAACTGTGGGAAAAGGTTTCACAATGAAGTGGGCAAGTTCCGTTTCCTCAATGAACTCATCAAAGTAGTTTCTCCAAAG tACCTTGGCTCACGGTCACCGGAGCCAGTGAAGAAGAAGGTTTTGGAGCTGATCTATAGTTGGACATTGGGATTACCTGATGAGACCAAAATTACAGATGCCTACCAGATGCTGAAGAAACAAG GTATCGTTAAACAAGACCCCGAACTGCCACCTGACAAACTCCTGAACCTCCCTCCACCCAGACCCAAGAATGCCATTTTTGAGGATGAGGAAAAGTCAAAA ATGCTGTCACGCCTCTTAAACAGCTCACACCCTGAGGACTTGAAAGCTGCAAACAAACTCATCAAGGAAATGGTCCAAGAG GaccagaggagagcagagaaagTGTCAAAGCGGGTGAACGCCATTCAGGAGGTGAAGGAAAGCGTCACTCTGCTCACTCAGCTTCTGCAGGACTACGACAGCACAGCGAGCAACCAGAGCAACCTGGAACTCATACAG GACCTTTATCAGCGCTGTGAAAAAATGAGACCTACACTATTCAGACTGGCAAGTGATACAGAGGACAATGACGAGGCTCTGG accTTTCTCATTTCACAGCGGAGATCCTGCAGGCCAACGACAGTCTAACTCAAGTCATCAACCTGTACAAACAGCAGGTGAAGGGTGAGATAGTGAACGGCAACAGCTCATCGaatgcacagaaacaaacag GTAGAGGAACAGCTCTCCTGGATCTGACAGGCCTGGACACATCTCCCCAGTCACCTCCCTCCTTTCCAGAGTTTCCCACACCGACAGACAGCCTCAACGCCCCCTCACAGGAGATAGGAATCAGTCTCCTTGACGATGAGCTCATGTCACTTG GTTTGAGTGATGGAACGCACACCTCCAACCCTCCATCACAGCCTGAGGACTCCACAGCCTGGGACTCCTTTCAG TCGTCTGACAGCATAGACACAGACATCCCAGCTGCACCCAGTCTCCTTCTGAGTCCAGACCCGCTCTCCCACTCGTTGCCCCTTTCGTCTGGCTCCACGCCTGGGAATTCTGCCCTGGATGAGCTGGACCTGCTGGGAAaggccctgctgcagcagtcCCTGCCTCCAGAGGGCCTGCAGGTCAAATG GGACAAGCTCCAGTCTAAACCGACTCTAAGGGATCTCCAGAGTAAGTCTGGGACCAACATTACCCCAAAGCCCATCCCAGCTTTTGCCTCAGAGCAGCCTGTACCTCCACTCAACTCTCAGCCAAACCTTGGATCTACATTGCTGAATGTGTCCCCAACTCACCCAGAGCCTCCTTCAGCTGAAGTCAGCGTCACAGATGTTTTTGTACCGCTGGAGTCTATCAAACCTA GCAGTCTCTTACCGGTGACGGTGTTTGATGGACACAGTCTGCGGGTTCTTTTTCACTTTGCTCGTGATTCTCCTCCGTCTCGCCCTGATGTCTTGGtggtcatcatctccatgctgTCCTCGGCCCCTGTGCCCGTCACCAACATAAACTTCCAAACTACTGCTCCAGAG TCTAtggcagtgaagctgcagcctccatcagGAACAGAGCTCCCAGCATTCAACCccatcctccctcctgctgctgtcacacagaTCTTGCTGCTGGCAAACCCGAAGAAG gaGAAGGTGCAGCTGCAGTACAGATTAACCTTCACCATGGGAGAGCAGGAGCACAGCGAGAGCGGCAGCGTAGAACAGTTTCCTCCTTTGGAGACGCGGGGGAGCCTATAG